From the genome of Pungitius pungitius chromosome 21, fPunPun2.1, whole genome shotgun sequence, one region includes:
- the LOC119212650 gene encoding speckle-type POZ protein isoform X1, producing MSRVPSPPPPAEMSGGPVAESWCYTQIKVVKFSYMWTINNFSFCREEMGEVIKSSTFSSGANDKLKWCLRVNPKGLDEESKDYLSLYLLLVSCPKAEVRAKFKFSILNAKGEETKAMESQRAYRFVQGKDWGFKKFIRRDFLLDEANGLLPDDKLTLFCEVSVVQDSVNISGQNTMNMVKVPDCRLADELGGLWENSRFTDCSLCVAGQEFQAHKAILAAAHTLTPLLSVLLLPARSPVFSAMFEHEMEESKKNRVEINDVEPEVFKEMMCFIYTDKAPNLDKMADDLLAAADKYALERLKVMCEDALCTSLSVENAAEILILADLHSADQLKTQAVDFINYHAAEVMETAGWKSMVASHPHLVAEAYRSLASAQCPFLGPPRKRLKQS from the exons ATGTCAAGAGTCCCgagtccccctccccctgcgGAAATGTCCGGCGGGCCCGTGGCCGAGAGCTGGTGTTACACGCAG ATCAAAGTGGTGAAGTTCTCTTACATGTGGACCATCAACAATTTCAGCTTCTGCCGTGAGGAGATGGGCGAGGTCATCAAAAGCTCCACCTTCTCTTCGGGGGCCAATGACAAGCTGAAATG GTGTCTACGAGTGAATCCCAAAGGCCTGGATGAGGAGAGCAAAGACTATCTGTCCCTCTACCTGCTGCTGGTCAGCTGTCCGAAGGCCGAGGTGCGCGCCAAGTTCAAATTCTCCATCCTCAACGCCAAGGGAGAGGAGACCAAGGCCATGG AAAGCCAGAGAGCCTATCGCTTTGTTCAAGGGAAAGACTGGGGTTTCAAAAAGTTCATCCGGAGGGACTTCCTCCTCGATGAGGCCAACGGCCTTCTACCCGACGACAAGCTCACGCTCTTCTGCGAG GTGAGCGTGGTGCAGGACTCGGTCAACATATCCGGGCAGAACACCATGAACATGGTGAAGGTACCCGACTGCCGGCTGGCGGATGAGCTGGGGGGCCTGTGGGAGAACTCGCGCTTCACGGACTGCTCGCTGTGCGTGGCCGGACAGGAGTTCCAGGCCCACAAGGCCATCCTGGCAG CTGCTCACACATTAACGCCTCTGCTCTCCGTGTTACTGCTTCCAGCGCGCTCCCCCGTGTTCAGCGCCATGTTTGAGCACGAGATGGAAGAGAGTAAAAAG AACCGAGTGGAGATCAACGACGTGGAGCCGGAGGTGTTCAAAGAGATGATGTGCTTCATTTACACGGACAAGGCTCCCAACCTGGACAAGATGGCTGACGACCTGCTGGCTGCAGCTGACAAA TATGCTCTGGAGAGACTGAAGGTCATGTGCGAGGACGCGCTGTGTACAAGTCTGTCCGTGGAAAACGCCGCCGAGATCCTCATCCTGGCGGACCTGCACAGCGCCGACCAGCTGAAGACGCAGGCCGTCGACTTCATCAACTA CCATGCTGCCGAGGTGATGGAGACGGCCGGCTGGAAGTCCATGGTGGCGTCCCATCCTCACCTGGTGGCCGAGGCCTACCGCTCCCTGGCTTCAGCCCAGTGCCCGTTCCTTGGACCCCCCCGCAAGCGCCTCAAACAATCCTAA
- the LOC119212686 gene encoding neurexophilin-1-like: MFPGRCFVRILLEGTVCLLALGQHHANIPISERAPPELNGDQKDRRTELPVRPTKRGHLDLPAGDPSPSFKIKLRPVMKVQAKSKFYTTFSWGDFYSNIKTVKLNLLVMGKMVDHGNGSLGVYFRHNSTGVGNVSVSLVPPARGVEFDLERQSVVHPKDSKTFNCRAGYEKTESNKKVAPCHYDPSKTCAQEQTQSYVTWACSKPFPVICVYVSFYSVDYRLVQKVCPDHSHRTPGGHLPTG, from the exons ATGTTCCCTGGGCGGTGCTTTGTGCGGATACTCCTGGAAGGAACCGTTTGTTTG TTGGCACTTGGGCAACATCATGCAAACATCCCCATCAGCGAGAGAGCTCCACCTGAACTCAACGGAGATCAAAAAGACCGGAGGACTGAGCTACCCGTCCGTCCAACGAAGAGGGGACACCTGGACCTACCTGCAGGAGACCCCAGCCCTTCCTTCAAGATAAAGCTTCGTCCCGTCATGAAGGTCCAAGCAAAATCAAAATTCTACACAACCTTCAGCTGGGGCGACTTTTACTCCAACATCAAAACCGTCAAACTGAATCTACTGGTAATGGGCAAGATGGTGGACCACGGGAACGGCTCCCTCGGGGTCTACTTCCGCCACAACTCCACAGGTGTGGGCAACGTGTCCGTGAGCCTGGTCCCGCCGGCTAGGGGGGTGGAGTTCGACCTGGAGCGTCAGAGCGTGGTCCACCCGAAGGACTCGAAGACGTTCAACTGCCGCGCGGGCTACGAGAAGACGGAGAGCAACAAGAAGGTGGCGCCGTGTCACTACGACCCCTCCAAGACGTGCGCTCAGGAGCAGACGCAGAGCTACGTCACCTGGGCCTGCTCCAAACCCTTCCCGGTCATCTGCGTCTACGTGTCTTTCTACAGCGTCGACTACCGGCTGGTGCAAAAGGTGTGTCCGGATCACAGCCACCGGACCCCAGGAGGCCACCTGCCGACGGGCTGa
- the LOC119212650 gene encoding speckle-type POZ protein isoform X2, translated as MSRVPSPPPPAEMSGGPVAESWCYTQIKVVKFSYMWTINNFSFCREEMGEVIKSSTFSSGANDKLKWCLRVNPKGLDEESKDYLSLYLLLVSCPKAEVRAKFKFSILNAKGEETKAMESQRAYRFVQGKDWGFKKFIRRDFLLDEANGLLPDDKLTLFCEVSVVQDSVNISGQNTMNMVKVPDCRLADELGGLWENSRFTDCSLCVAGQEFQAHKAILAARSPVFSAMFEHEMEESKKNRVEINDVEPEVFKEMMCFIYTDKAPNLDKMADDLLAAADKYALERLKVMCEDALCTSLSVENAAEILILADLHSADQLKTQAVDFINYHAAEVMETAGWKSMVASHPHLVAEAYRSLASAQCPFLGPPRKRLKQS; from the exons ATGTCAAGAGTCCCgagtccccctccccctgcgGAAATGTCCGGCGGGCCCGTGGCCGAGAGCTGGTGTTACACGCAG ATCAAAGTGGTGAAGTTCTCTTACATGTGGACCATCAACAATTTCAGCTTCTGCCGTGAGGAGATGGGCGAGGTCATCAAAAGCTCCACCTTCTCTTCGGGGGCCAATGACAAGCTGAAATG GTGTCTACGAGTGAATCCCAAAGGCCTGGATGAGGAGAGCAAAGACTATCTGTCCCTCTACCTGCTGCTGGTCAGCTGTCCGAAGGCCGAGGTGCGCGCCAAGTTCAAATTCTCCATCCTCAACGCCAAGGGAGAGGAGACCAAGGCCATGG AAAGCCAGAGAGCCTATCGCTTTGTTCAAGGGAAAGACTGGGGTTTCAAAAAGTTCATCCGGAGGGACTTCCTCCTCGATGAGGCCAACGGCCTTCTACCCGACGACAAGCTCACGCTCTTCTGCGAG GTGAGCGTGGTGCAGGACTCGGTCAACATATCCGGGCAGAACACCATGAACATGGTGAAGGTACCCGACTGCCGGCTGGCGGATGAGCTGGGGGGCCTGTGGGAGAACTCGCGCTTCACGGACTGCTCGCTGTGCGTGGCCGGACAGGAGTTCCAGGCCCACAAGGCCATCCTGGCAG CGCGCTCCCCCGTGTTCAGCGCCATGTTTGAGCACGAGATGGAAGAGAGTAAAAAG AACCGAGTGGAGATCAACGACGTGGAGCCGGAGGTGTTCAAAGAGATGATGTGCTTCATTTACACGGACAAGGCTCCCAACCTGGACAAGATGGCTGACGACCTGCTGGCTGCAGCTGACAAA TATGCTCTGGAGAGACTGAAGGTCATGTGCGAGGACGCGCTGTGTACAAGTCTGTCCGTGGAAAACGCCGCCGAGATCCTCATCCTGGCGGACCTGCACAGCGCCGACCAGCTGAAGACGCAGGCCGTCGACTTCATCAACTA CCATGCTGCCGAGGTGATGGAGACGGCCGGCTGGAAGTCCATGGTGGCGTCCCATCCTCACCTGGTGGCCGAGGCCTACCGCTCCCTGGCTTCAGCCCAGTGCCCGTTCCTTGGACCCCCCCGCAAGCGCCTCAAACAATCCTAA